The Plectropomus leopardus isolate mb chromosome 7, YSFRI_Pleo_2.0, whole genome shotgun sequence genome window below encodes:
- the tmc4 gene encoding transmembrane channel-like protein 4 has product MTLRLLRESLKLVVLSFKREMVGGPQRRDSIEVYDYTEGGGYSGDQPSLRLRRVSSRVSNQNYPQFDWSSTPAEEDGEGDGGQPRDLRGIPLPMALKRAVRQVQQMRVPVVSSRKHKKTKALRKLRDNAREFLSIITPWSKTLQKIGGNFGGGVQSYFLFLRFLVVLNFVSFLLIAGFVLIPSIVFRSVGSSVVNSTGPEECLDYDPNPQGLVVFYNYFLDLLSGTGFMEYSYMFYGYYNNTMVEDRNFSYNIPLAYLFTAVFYFIFCLICIIARLGTTARVAVATGGSALGNYSIIVFTSWDYGCLGDRATKLKQKNIHYRLQVDLEEESIKKRAAALTLCQKIVLYSLRVSMGLLSVALIVAAFYCIFMATVFSQGKSGEEGILGLFFEYLPSIVITAANFLVPLLCDQIALIERYPPSTTVIAALLRAVILRLVGLGVLLYTLWLQITCKGDTSSEDCAKCQYSHKDYPCWETRVGQEMYKLTLFDFLINFAVLVLVEIPRRMVVDNWSNKLTQWVGRQEFVVPANVLGLVYGQTVVWTGALFCPLLPLINTIKFIFLFYFKKLTLFNNCRPALRTFRSTTSTFFFLVVLLFGFILATAVMVYSLAEIHPSMGCGPFRFFPSMWSIVPKSFYNLSDVTKEFLFFVGSQAFSIPLFVLSCVVMCYFIALASVYGKSVALLRAQIKLEGRDKQFLVKQIGELGRHQLLQHSAGAFN; this is encoded by the exons AAGAGAGTCTTTAAAGCTGGTTGTGTTaagttttaaaagagaaatgGTCGGCGGACCACAGAGACGAGACTCAATAGAGGTGTACGACTATACTGAAG GAGGTGGTTATTCCGGTGACCAGCCGTCGCTAAGGTTACGACGGGTTTCATCTCGAGTGTCCAATCAGAATTACCCCCAGTTCGACTGGAGCTCAACGCCAGCtgaggaggatggagagggcGACGGTGGACAGCCACGCGACCTCAGGGGCATTCCTCTGCCCATGGCACTGAAAAGAGCTGTGAG GCAGGTCCAGCAAATGCGAGTGCCTGTGGTTTccagcaggaaacacaaaaagaccaaagcGCTGCGCAAACTCAGAGACAACGCCAGAGAATTTCTCAGCATCATAACACCGTGGAGCAAGACTTTGCAAAAGATCGGAG GGAACTTTGGAGGTGGCGTCCAATCTTACTTCCTGTTCCTGCGATTCCTGGTGGTGCTcaattttgtttcctttttactGATTGCTGGATTTGTCCTCATCCCCAGCATCGTCTTCAGATCTGTCGGGTCCAGCGTCGTCAACAGTACTG gtCCAGAGGAGTGCTTGGATTATGACCCTAATCCTCAAGGCCTGGTGGTGTTCTATAATTACTTCCTTGACTTACTTTCGGGAACG GGCTTCATGGAGTATTCATATATGTTTTATGGCTACTACAACAACACGATGGTGGAGGACAGGAACTTCTCCTACAACATCCCCCTGGCCTACCTCTTCACCGCCGTCTTCTACTTCATCTTTTGCCTCATTTGTATCATCGCACG CTTGGGGACTACGGCTCGAGTTGCCGTGGCAACGGGAGGCAGCGCTTTAGGCAACTACAGCATTATCGTGTTCACCAGCTGGGACTACGGTTGCCTGGGTGATCGAGCTACCAAACTGAAGCAGAAGAACATCCACTACCGGCTACAG gttgatctggaggaggagagcatAAAGAAAAGGGCAGCCGCTCTGACATTGtgtcaaaaaatagttttatactCTCTACGTGTCTCTATGGGTCTTCTTTCTGTTGCGCTCATTGTTGCAGCCTTTTACTGCATCTTCATGGCCACCGTCTTCAGCCAG ggaaagagTGGAGAGGAAGGGATCctgggtttgttttttgagtATCTACCTTCCATTGTCATCACCGCCGCAAACTTCCTGGTGCCGCTGCTGTGTGACCAGATCGCCCTCATTGAGCGATACCCCCCCAGCACCACTGTCATAGCAGCACTATTAAG GGCAGTGATCCTTCGTCTGGTCGGTCTGGGTGTTCTCCTCTACACGCTGTGGCTTCAAATCACCTGCAAGGGGGACACAAGTAGTGAAGACTGTGCAAAGTGCCAGTACAGCCATAAAGACTACCCG TGCTGGGAAACTCGTGTGGGACAGGAGATGTACAAGCTGACACTGTTTGACTTCCTCATCAATTTTGCTGTGCTCGTTCTGGTGGAGATTCCACGCAG gATGGTGGTCGACAACTGGTCCAATAAGCTGACTCAGTGGGTGGGTCGACAGGAGTTTGTAGTACCTGCCAACGTGCTCGGGCTGGTTTACGGTCAGACTGTGGTTTGGACAGGAGCTCTGTTTTGCCCTCTGCTGCCGCTCATCAACACCATAAAGTTTATCTTCCTCTTCTACTTCAAGAAG CTCACACTCTTCAATAACTGTCGGCCAGCACTGAGGACGTTTCgctccaccacctccaccttCTTCTTCCTGGTGGTTCTCCTGTTTGGCTTCATCCTGGCCACAGCCGTCATGGTTTACAGTCTCGCTGA AATCCATCCCTCTATGGGTTGCGGTCCTTTCCGTTTCTTCCCGAGCATGTGGTCGATTGTTCCGAAATCTTTCTACAACCTCTCTGATGTCACCAAGGAGTTTCTCTTCTTCGTTGGTTCCCAAGCGTTCTCCATCCCTCTGTTTGTGCTAAGTTG TGTGGTGATGTGTTATTTCATAGCTTTAGCCTCTGTCTATGGGAAAAGTGTTGCTCTGCTGAGAGCTCAAATCAAACTG GAGGGCCGTGACAAGCAGTTCTTGGTGAAGCAGATTGGGGAGCTGGGTCGACATCAGCTACTACAACATTCTGCAGGAGCGTTTAACTGA